One Acidobacteriota bacterium genomic window, GACGCCTGCGCTATCCAGCGTTCTCAGCCGCCTTCGGCCGCTTGTACACCCTGATCGTCCCGAACATCCCTGCCTGAAACACCCGCACCAGTCTAAGCCGGATCATTTCGAGCAGAGCCAGAAACGTCACGATCAGCGCGGGACGCGAGTTGACGTCATCGAACAGATCTTCGAACCCGCAGGCTTCAGTTTCCGACAGCCTTCCAAGCAACTGTTCGATCCGATCCTCAATCGAGACCTGCTCGGCGGGCAGCACCAGTCGGGGCCGCTGTTTCGCGCGGTCGAGCACGGCCTTGAAGGCGGCCATCAGGCTGAACAGATCGACCTCGGTCTCGGTCTCATACTCGTCGCCCGCGATGTCGGCGACGCGTTGATCGGGCCGCTGCCACTGCGCGCTGCGCAGCGTCTCCCGCTCGTGGAGCAGGTTGGCGGCGGTCTTGTACTTCTGATACTCGAGCAGCCGGTTGACCAGCGCCTCGCGCGGATCCTCCTCGTCTTCGTCTTGCGAGGGGTCCGGACGCGGCAGCAGCATCCTCGACTTGATGTGGATGAGCGTGGCGGCCAGCACGAGGAACTCACCCGCCAGGTCGAGGTCCAGTTCCTGCATCAGCGCGATGTATTCCACGTACTGCGCGGTGATGATCGCGATGGGAATGTCGTAGATGCTCACCTCGTTCTTCTTGATGAGGTGAATCAGGAGGTCGAGCGGGCCGGAAAAATGCTCCAGGCTGACGCTGTAGGCATCAGGCGACGACTCGAACTCGATCCCCGTGGGAGGCGTTTGCGACATCACCGGTATGCGATCTTCATGGCCTCGCGGACCCGCGCCATCGTCTCGGCGGCAATCGCCCTGGCGCGCCGCGACCCTTCCTCGACGATCTCGCGGACGCGAGATGGGTTGGCCAGCACCTCGGCACGGCGCTGTCTCATCGGCTCGAGCGTTTTCTCGAGCGCCACGATCAGCTTCTTCTTCACCTCGACATCGCCGACCCGGCCGGCCCGGTAACGGGCCTTGAGTTCGTCGACCTCGTCTGTGTCGTCGTTGAACGCGTCGTGGTAGGTGAAGACCGGGTTGCCCTCGACATTGCCCGGAATATCGGCGCGGATCCGCGCGGGATCCGTGTACATCTGCATCACCTTGCGGCTGACGGCGTCGGTATCATCCGCCAGATCGATCGCATTGCCGTAGCTCTTGCTCATTTTCCGGTTGTCGAGTCCCGGCAGCCTCGGAAAACGCGTCAACAGCGGCTGGGGCTCGACGAACACCTCGCCGTAGAACGCGTGGAAGCGCCGCACGACCTCGCGCGAGAGTTCGAGGTGCGGCACCTGGTCCTCGCCCACCGGAACGAAGTGCGCGTTGTACATGATGATGTCCGCCGTCTGCAGCAGCGGATACCCCAGGAAGCCGTACGTCGAAAGATCCTTCTCGGACAGCTGGTCGCGCTGCTCCTTGTAGCTCGGCACGCGCTCGAGCCACGGCACCGGGATGATCATCGAGAGCAGCAGGTGCAGCTCGGCATGTTCCGGCACGAGCGACTGTACGAACATCGTGCAGCGTTCCGGATCAAGGCCCGCCGCAATCCAGTCGGCCACGTTCGAATAGGCGTAGCTGGCCAGATCGTCGGTGGCGGCGTACTCGCTGGTCAGCGCATGCCAGTCGGCCACGAAGTAGAAACTGTCGTACTGCTCCTGCAGCGGCACCCAGTTGCGCAAGGCGCCAACCAGGTGGCCCAGGTGCAGACGGCCGGTTGGCCGCATCCCGGAGACGACGCGAGCTTTGGCAGAGGACACGGGGTTCACCTATACCCTTCGGCTCAGTTGTGTTGCGCAACGCGTGGCACGTTCGCAGCCGTCAAGTGAGCTCAGGGTCTACGACAAGGAGATTCAGGCTAACACGAAACCAGGCATCAGCCGCGTGCGAAGTGGGCCAGCACGGCGTCGGCGGCCCTCGCGCCAACCACCGCGCACAGATCTTCGCGACTGGCACGGCGTACGCCGGCGGCACTGCCGAACGTCCTCAGCAGCGCGTTTCGGCGCCGGGGCCCGATGCCGGCGATGTCGTCGAGTTCGGAGCGCAGGTCGCGTGTGCGCCTGGCATGGCGGTGAAACGACACGGCAACACGATGGGCCTCGTCGCGGATCCGTCGAAGCAACAGCAAGGTCGGGTGGTCGACATCAAGCGCGATTGGCTCAGGCCGATCGCGCGTGACGATCAACTCCTCCTTCTTGGCGAGGCCGGCGGCGACCAGGTTCCCGAGACCCAGCGACTCGAGGGCCTCGTAGGCCGATTCGACCTGTCCGCGGCCGCCGTCGACCAGAACGAGATCCGGAAACGGACCTCCGCGCGCGAGAAGCCCCTGGTACCGTCGCAGCACGACCTCGCGCATGGCCGCGCAGTCGTCCGGCTTGGCCGGTGCGGCCGATGCCGCTCCCCTGACGCGGAACTTCCGGTACTCGCTCCGCCGCATCCGTCCGTCCTCGCAGACGACCAGCGACGCCACGGTCTCCGCGCCTTGCAACGTCGAGATATCGATGCACTCGATCCGCCGGGGAAACGCCGGCAAGCTGAGAATGGCGCGCAGGCTCTCCAACGCCTCGTAGTTGGCGACCGCGCCCCCGCTGAACCTGGATTGATACGCCATCGACGCGTTACGCGTGGCGAGATCGAGCAGGCCGCGCCGGTCCTGGCTTCGCGGGACGGCAATGGTCACGCGGCGGCCCGCGCGGGCGCTCAGCCACGACTCGAGCGCGTCGCCATCGTCGGGCCGCCCGGCCACATGGATCTCCGGCGGAATGTCGTGCCCCTGGTAGAACTGGCCGAGCGCGGCACCCAGGACATTCTGCTCGGGTTCGTCGCCACCGGCGTCGGGTTCGGCGACCAGCTCGACGCGCTCGATCACCCGGCCGTTCCGCATCTGGAACACCTGGATGATCGTGCCGGACGGCCCCGACTTGAGGCCGAACGCGTCGCGGTCGCCGAGTGTCGGCGTGGCCATCTTCTGCTGGCGGTCCCGCAGCGTCTCGAGCGTGTGAATCGCGTCACGCAGGTGCGCAGCCTGCTCGAACGACTCACCCTCGGCGGCCTCGTGCATCTCGGTCGTCAGACGGCCGATCAGTTCGTCGGTGCGGCCCTCGAACAGGAGGCGGGTTCTGACCACCGCCGCCGCGTACTGCTCAGCGGTGCACAACGTCTCGACGCACGGCGCGAGGCACCGGCCGATGTCGAACTCGAGACACGCGCGGCCCCGGGCACCGGTGATGTGTTCCTGGCAGGATCGGATCCCGAACACGCGGTGGGTCAGCCTCATGGTCTTGCGAGCGAGACTCGCCGGCATAAACGGTCCGGCGTACACATCGCCGTCCCGTTCGACGCGCCGCGCCACCAGCACGCGAGGAAACGACTCGGTGGTGGTCAGTTTCAGGTAGGGGTAGTTCTTGTCGTCGCGCAACAGGATGTTGAAGCGCGGCAGCCGCTGCTTGATCAGGTTGTTCTCGAGTGCCAGCGCCTCGACGACTGAATCGGTCACGACCACGTCGACGTGATCGACCTCATCGAGAAGCCGGTCGTGCCTCGGCGACGCGCCCCTGGCCCCGAGATAGCTGCTGACGCGGTCGCGCAGATGCGCCGCCTTGCCGACGTAGAGCGTCTGACCGTCGCGACCGAGGAACACGTACACACCCGGTTGCTCGGGCAGGCGGGCAATCTGATGCTTGAGGTCCTCAATAGGCATGGAATAAGATGTCGCGACTCGTTTCTTCGGCCCGAGCTCTCTTGATTATACGAAAGCCATGACCTTTACGGGTTCCATCGGTTTCGTCTTCAACTTTCCGCTCCGCGCGATCATCTGGGCATGCGTGAAGCTGGGCATCCACCCGAACGTCCTGACCATCACGGGCGTCCTCATCAACGTCGTCGCCGCGTGGGAACTGGCATTCGGCCATCTCTTTTCCGCCGGCTGGTGGATGGTTGCGGCCAACATGTTCGATTACATCGACGGCAAGGTCGCCCACGAGGCGGGCGTGGCCAGCGAGTTCGGCGGGTTCTGGGACTCGGTGATGGACCGGTTCTCGGACATTTCGCTCTTTATCGGCCTGATCGCGCTCTACAACGAGCGCGGGACCGGCCATGGCGACTACGTGCTGATTACGTCGCTGGCGATGATGTTCTCGGTCCTGACCAGCTACACGCGGGCGCGCGCCGAGTCGCTGGTCGAGAAGTGCAAGGTCGGCTTCATGGAACGGCCCGAACGGATCGTGCTGTTCATGATTGGCGCGTTTACGAACCGGATGGCCGCAGTCCTGTGGGTGATCCTGGTCCTGTCGATCGTCACCGTGCTGGCTCGGATCTACTTCACCTGGCGGGAATTGAAGGCGGGGCGCAGCCTGGCGGCGGTCAAGGCCGGCACGGCGCCATCGCCGATTCCGTCAACACAGATGGGGACGGTCCAGAAGGTGATGACGCTGCCAGTGCTGATTGTCTGGCGGGGACTGTTCTGGACCTACGAGCGGGCCACCTGGCAGTACGACATCATGGTGATCACGATCCTCATGTTCGTGTGGGGCACGCCGGCGCGGTTCCTCGGCGATCCGACGGCGCTCGACGGCATCGGCCTCTTCCAGTGGATCCTCGGGCTGAAATAGGTGTTGCCGGGTCTGAAGACCCGGCCTCCAGTTCTAATATCCCGGCCTGCACTTCTTGCTCCTTGCATCTTCCCCCCACCTCTACACGTCTTCCCGCTCATCGTGTCCGCCGAGATCGAGCGGCGGGTGCTGGAAGTGGAGGTCGTGCGCCTTGATGTGGTCGCGCAGCAGCCGGCGCGCTTCGCCATAGTGCTCCGGCGGGACGCTGAGACGGCCGGCCCGTTGCTGGTGTCCGGCCACGACGACGATCGCGGGCGTCGGGTCTTCTCGCCATGTCAGCCCGGTGACGTCGCCGTATTTCACGAATCTCCGCTCGAGCCAGAGACCGTCCCGGTAGAACCCGCGCTCGACCCGGAAGCTCAGCGGGTAGACGATGCCGTAGTAGGCGAACATCATCACCTCGCCGAACACCTGGCCGAGCAACCAGTGGAGCACGAGGAGTTTGTAGAGGATCACGAGGCCGAGACCGACGGCGATCCATTTTGACAGCGCGAAGGTCCTGGGCCTGGGCACCACCCAGGTCAGCAGCGCGTTGGGTCGCCGCCGCCGGAACGCCAGGTAATCGTTGAGCAGGACCAGGTTGGCGGCCAGGAATCCGAGGCCAAACAGCAGCAGCAGCGCGCCGAGGGGATTCGCCACCAGTTTCCCCGTCCGCGATCGCTAGGCCGTCCTGGGTTTGTCGCCGCCCGCCAGCGACGGGTCGAAGCACCGGCGGCAACGCGCCTCATAGGTGCCCTGCGAGCCCAGCAGCAGGCGGTCGCTGCTGGCGACCAACCGCTGCGTATGATTGGCCGGGTTGCCGCAGACCATGCAGATGGCGAGCGTCTTGGTGATGTACTCCGCGATCGCCAGCAACTGCGGCATCGGTTCGAACGGCTTGCCGAGATAATCCTGGTCGAGACCCGCGACAATCACCCGCTTGCCGCGACTGGCGAGCGTGTTGCAAACCGCCGGCAGCTCGGCATCGAAGAACTGTCCTTCGTCGATCCCCACGACCTCGGTGTTGTCGTCCACCATCTGCAACAGTTCGTTGGAGCTCAAGACGTTTCTCGACTGGATGCGCATCTCGCTGTGCGAGACGATTTCGTCCTCGCTGAACCGGCTGTCGAATTTCGGCTTGAAGATCTGGACCTTCTGGCGGGCGATCTGCGCGCGACGGAGGCGGCGGATGAGCTCCTCGCTCTTCCCGCTGAACATGCTGCCGCAGACGACCTCGATCCAGCCCGTATGGCGCGTGCGTTCGATATCCATGGACAATCCAGGGATTGGGGATTGGCACGAGAGTGTCTCCCTAATCCCTAACCCCTAATCGCTAACCCCTAATGCCTACACCCGGGCCTGATACTCGCCCGTCTCGGTATTGACCCGAATCCGGTCGCCAATCGTCACAAACGGCGGCACCGACACGACCAGGCCCGTCTCGAGCGTCGCCGGCTTCAACTGTGCACTCGCGGTCGCCCCCTTGATGGCCGGCGCCGTGTCCTTGACCGCCAGGTCCACCGTCTGCGGCAACTCGATCCCCACCGGTTCGGCTCCGTAGAACTCGACCTTGATGGTCGACTCCGGCACGAGGTAGCCAATCATCTCGCCCAACACTTCGTCGGAGAGCGTGATCTGGTCGTAGGTGCTCGTGTCCATGAAGTGGTGACCGCCCGCGTCGCTGTACATGTACTGCATTTCGAGTTCGTCAAGCGTCGCCCGCTGGATGGTATCTTCCGACCGCAGCCGTTGTTCCACCTGCGCCCCGTTGCGCAGGTTGCGCATCTTGACGCGAACAAAACCGCGGAGGTTGCCGGGCGTGACGTGCTGCAACTCGAGGATCCTCAACAGGTCGCCCTCCAGTTGGATGAGCATGCCTTTTCTGAGACGCGTGGCCTGAATGGCACTCATGATGTCAACTGCTGTCCTGTTGGCCTTCGCAGCCCGTAGACGCCCTTGCAGGCGAGTTTTGCCCTCGTACAGACCGTCGATCGTAGCACATCTGGTTGGGCCCAACCAAACATGCTAGCATGCGATTCGTGGCCTTTTCTCGCTGGGATCCGCTCCATGATCTGCTCGCGCTGCACGAACGGCTGAACCGTCTGGGATCGGAGGAGGCGCCCGGCTGGACGCCAGCCGTCGACCTGTACGAAACGGCCGACCGCTTCGTCGTCAGCGTCGAACTGCCCAGCCTGAACCGCGACGACATCCGCATCGATGCCCAGGAGCAGACGCTCGTCATCCGTGGCGAGCGGCCTTGCCAGACGCCGGGTGACGCCCGGTTCCTGCGGGTCGAACGGGGACATGGCGCGTTCGTGCGTTCCTTCTCGCTCCCCCAGCCTGTTCGGGCCGGGGAGATCTCGGCGGAATTCCGCAACGGCGTCCTCACGGTGCTCGTGCCCAAGGTGCTTCCGCAGACTCGTCGCATTAAGGTCGACTGACTGCCATGAAACGACTGTTGTTCGCCATCCTCACTATCAGTGTTGGTTTCGCGGCCGGGCTGGTCGTCACGGGCCGCCTGCACATCGCCCAAACGAGTACGGCCGCGCCGACGGCCGGCGATCAGGTTGGCACCAACGCGACACAGGTCACTGCGACCGGACGCACCACGGCGGGGCTCCCGGACTTCACGGGCGTTGCGGCCGGCACCGTCGGCGCTGTGACGAACATCTCGTCGCAGCAAGTCGTCCGGACGTCGAATTCGCCGTTCGCCAATGATCCGTTCTTCCGCTATTTCTTTGGCGACGATTCCGAGATGTTCGGCGGACGCGACCGGCGGGAAACCAGTCTCGGGTCCGGAGTGGTCGTGTCATCAGACGGCTACGTCCTCACGAACAACCATGTCGTCGGCGACAACACCGCTGAGATCACGGTGTCGCTGGCCGACAAGCGCGAAATGCGCGCGCGGGTGGTCGGCACCGATCCGCTCACCGACATCGCGCTATTGAAGATCAACGCGACCGGGCTGCCGGTGGTGCCCTGGGGCGATTCGTCGAAGCTGAAAGTGGCCGAGTGGGTCTTGGCGATTGGCAATCCCTTTCAGCTGAGCCAGACGGTGACGCTCGGCATCGTCAGCGCGATCGGCCGGACCAACGTCGGCGTCGCGGCGTACGAGGACTTCATCCAGACCGACGCGGCCATCAATCCCGGGAATTCCGGAGGGGCGCTCATCAATGCGCGGGGCGAATTGATCGGCATCAATACCGCCATCTACAGTCAGAGCGGCGGCTACCAGGGTATCGGCTTTGCGGTGCCGTCGAACCTGGCCCGTCGCGTGATGAACGATCTCATCAAGTACGGATCGGTGCGCCGCGGATCGATCGGTTCGGTTGAGGTCCTCTCGCTCACCTCGCAGCTTGCCGAACAGTTGGGCATCTCAATTGGCAAGGGTGTACTCGTCAACCGGATGGCCCGGAACTCGTCCGCCTACGACGCCGGCATCAGACCGGGGGACGTGATCGTGACCGTGAACGGCAAGGACATGATCGACGACTCGCAGTGGGTCAGGGTCGTCGCCGACGCCCCAATCGGGAGCACGATTACGATCGGCGCCATTCGCGACGGTAGGAAGGTGGAATTCCGCGTGCCCGTCCAGGCGATGTCAACGGGTAGCCGCCCGGCGGGCCGACGTTGAGCTGGAGCACGTGATGTATCGCGCCCGGGTACCGGACACGCAGGGATTGCCGATGGCCAAGCATCGCCACGGCCTGTCGGTGCCAACGCGAATCCCAATCCGCGCACTCCACCCGATATCGTGAATCGTCTTCCCGCGATCCTCGATCCACAACGTCGCACGCGCTGACCTCGCCAGGTCGACCCGGTTGTCGTCCAGCGTAATCCCCATGGCACACGTCAGGTTCCCAGGGCCCCGGCACAACTCGTGTGTGGAAACATCCGGCCCGCTGACTCGCCGGCTTTGGCGCCGACGTATGTGCATGAGTTCGATCCCCGACACGGGCTCGAGGGCACGAATCAGCACGGCAGCCGGAGCCCCGGCCTCTTCGGTGACCGCATTCACGAGATAGTGCATGCCGTAGTTCAAGTAGACATAGGCATGGCCCGGCTCGCCATAGAGCGGCTCGTTACGAGGCGTCGGACCTGGTGCGGCGTGGCAGGCGGGATCGGATTCCCCGATGTAGGCCTCGGTTTCGACGATGAACCCGCTCGTCAGACCATCACCCGATCGATGGACCAGCAGCTTGCCGAGCAGGTCTCGGGCGACGTCGAGGGTCGGCCGCCGGTAGAAGGACCGCGGCAGCACGCGGTCGCGTTGACCCCGACTGGTCACGGCGTCCTGGGAACCCCGGGCTTACGAATCATCAGCCGCTTCTGCGATCGCAGCGAGGCTGCCGCCACGGTTCTGTCGCGATCGCGGGCCAGCATGTCGAGCGCCGGCAACGTCGCAACACTCCCGATGATGCCCAGCACCTCGGCGACGCCCGCACGCACCCTGGCATCACGGTAGGATGCGGCTCCGCCAAGCGACGGCGCGATGGCGGAGCCGAGTTCCACCAGGTAAGCGAACGCGTTCTCCTCGAGATCGGCGCGGCCGAACCCGTCGATGATCGCGCTGAGATCGCTGAAGTCGCCGATGCGGGCCCGGGCAAACGCGGCGGCCTGGCGAACCACGGGCGATCGGTCGGCCGCGGCGCGGGTCAGCAACGCGTTGAGGGCGGCGCGGTCGCCAATCCTGGCCGTGCCTTCGAGCGCGATCCGGCGAAGTTCCTCGTCATTCACCTCAAAGGCGCTCGCAAACTGACTCACACTCGACGGATGCGCGATGTGAGCCAGGGCGTTGAGCGACGCCAGGCCGAGCTTGTCCCGCTTGTAGTATCCGCAGAAGTCGACCAGCGACCGCACGGCGCGGTCGTACCGCAGCGCACCAAGCGCATTGATGGACGACAGGCGAACCAGTTCGTCCGGATCGTTCATGGCCACGATGAGCAGGTCGCCCACCTCCGCGCGCTGGGCGAGCCATTCCTGATTGGCCTTTTCGTCGCGAAGCGCCGACTCGTACAGCCTGCCCAGCACGTGGATCGACGCGGCTCGCAGCGCTGGATCAGGATCCTTCATGGCAGCCAGCAGCCGCGACACCACACCCTTGGCATCAGGGAACTGACCGCGCTTGACGAGCGACGGCCCAAGCACTCCAACCGCGTACATCGCGTCGAACCGGACTCGCGGCGTCGAGG contains:
- a CDS encoding segregation/condensation protein A, which encodes MSQTPPTGIEFESSPDAYSVSLEHFSGPLDLLIHLIKKNEVSIYDIPIAIITAQYVEYIALMQELDLDLAGEFLVLAATLIHIKSRMLLPRPDPSQDEDEEDPREALVNRLLEYQKYKTAANLLHERETLRSAQWQRPDQRVADIAGDEYETETEVDLFSLMAAFKAVLDRAKQRPRLVLPAEQVSIEDRIEQLLGRLSETEACGFEDLFDDVNSRPALIVTFLALLEMIRLRLVRVFQAGMFGTIRVYKRPKAAENAG
- the trpS gene encoding tryptophan--tRNA ligase, yielding MSSAKARVVSGMRPTGRLHLGHLVGALRNWVPLQEQYDSFYFVADWHALTSEYAATDDLASYAYSNVADWIAAGLDPERCTMFVQSLVPEHAELHLLLSMIIPVPWLERVPSYKEQRDQLSEKDLSTYGFLGYPLLQTADIIMYNAHFVPVGEDQVPHLELSREVVRRFHAFYGEVFVEPQPLLTRFPRLPGLDNRKMSKSYGNAIDLADDTDAVSRKVMQMYTDPARIRADIPGNVEGNPVFTYHDAFNDDTDEVDELKARYRAGRVGDVEVKKKLIVALEKTLEPMRQRRAEVLANPSRVREIVEEGSRRARAIAAETMARVREAMKIAYR
- the uvrC gene encoding excinuclease ABC subunit UvrC; the protein is MPIEDLKHQIARLPEQPGVYVFLGRDGQTLYVGKAAHLRDRVSSYLGARGASPRHDRLLDEVDHVDVVVTDSVVEALALENNLIKQRLPRFNILLRDDKNYPYLKLTTTESFPRVLVARRVERDGDVYAGPFMPASLARKTMRLTHRVFGIRSCQEHITGARGRACLEFDIGRCLAPCVETLCTAEQYAAAVVRTRLLFEGRTDELIGRLTTEMHEAAEGESFEQAAHLRDAIHTLETLRDRQQKMATPTLGDRDAFGLKSGPSGTIIQVFQMRNGRVIERVELVAEPDAGGDEPEQNVLGAALGQFYQGHDIPPEIHVAGRPDDGDALESWLSARAGRRVTIAVPRSQDRRGLLDLATRNASMAYQSRFSGGAVANYEALESLRAILSLPAFPRRIECIDISTLQGAETVASLVVCEDGRMRRSEYRKFRVRGAASAAPAKPDDCAAMREVVLRRYQGLLARGGPFPDLVLVDGGRGQVESAYEALESLGLGNLVAAGLAKKEELIVTRDRPEPIALDVDHPTLLLLRRIRDEAHRVAVSFHRHARRTRDLRSELDDIAGIGPRRRNALLRTFGSAAGVRRASREDLCAVVGARAADAVLAHFARG
- a CDS encoding CDP-alcohol phosphatidyltransferase family protein — encoded protein: MTFTGSIGFVFNFPLRAIIWACVKLGIHPNVLTITGVLINVVAAWELAFGHLFSAGWWMVAANMFDYIDGKVAHEAGVASEFGGFWDSVMDRFSDISLFIGLIALYNERGTGHGDYVLITSLAMMFSVLTSYTRARAESLVEKCKVGFMERPERIVLFMIGAFTNRMAAVLWVILVLSIVTVLARIYFTWRELKAGRSLAAVKAGTAPSPIPSTQMGTVQKVMTLPVLIVWRGLFWTYERATWQYDIMVITILMFVWGTPARFLGDPTALDGIGLFQWILGLK
- a CDS encoding thymidine kinase, giving the protein MDIERTRHTGWIEVVCGSMFSGKSEELIRRLRRAQIARQKVQIFKPKFDSRFSEDEIVSHSEMRIQSRNVLSSNELLQMVDDNTEVVGIDEGQFFDAELPAVCNTLASRGKRVIVAGLDQDYLGKPFEPMPQLLAIAEYITKTLAICMVCGNPANHTQRLVASSDRLLLGSQGTYEARCRRCFDPSLAGGDKPRTA
- the efp gene encoding elongation factor P; this encodes MSAIQATRLRKGMLIQLEGDLLRILELQHVTPGNLRGFVRVKMRNLRNGAQVEQRLRSEDTIQRATLDELEMQYMYSDAGGHHFMDTSTYDQITLSDEVLGEMIGYLVPESTIKVEFYGAEPVGIELPQTVDLAVKDTAPAIKGATASAQLKPATLETGLVVSVPPFVTIGDRIRVNTETGEYQARV
- a CDS encoding Hsp20/alpha crystallin family protein, which encodes MAFSRWDPLHDLLALHERLNRLGSEEAPGWTPAVDLYETADRFVVSVELPSLNRDDIRIDAQEQTLVIRGERPCQTPGDARFLRVERGHGAFVRSFSLPQPVRAGEISAEFRNGVLTVLVPKVLPQTRRIKVD
- a CDS encoding trypsin-like peptidase domain-containing protein: MKRLLFAILTISVGFAAGLVVTGRLHIAQTSTAAPTAGDQVGTNATQVTATGRTTAGLPDFTGVAAGTVGAVTNISSQQVVRTSNSPFANDPFFRYFFGDDSEMFGGRDRRETSLGSGVVVSSDGYVLTNNHVVGDNTAEITVSLADKREMRARVVGTDPLTDIALLKINATGLPVVPWGDSSKLKVAEWVLAIGNPFQLSQTVTLGIVSAIGRTNVGVAAYEDFIQTDAAINPGNSGGALINARGELIGINTAIYSQSGGYQGIGFAVPSNLARRVMNDLIKYGSVRRGSIGSVEVLSLTSQLAEQLGISIGKGVLVNRMARNSSAYDAGIRPGDVIVTVNGKDMIDDSQWVRVVADAPIGSTITIGAIRDGRKVEFRVPVQAMSTGSRPAGRR
- a CDS encoding DNA-3-methyladenine glycosylase — protein: MTSRGQRDRVLPRSFYRRPTLDVARDLLGKLLVHRSGDGLTSGFIVETEAYIGESDPACHAAPGPTPRNEPLYGEPGHAYVYLNYGMHYLVNAVTEEAGAPAAVLIRALEPVSGIELMHIRRRQSRRVSGPDVSTHELCRGPGNLTCAMGITLDDNRVDLARSARATLWIEDRGKTIHDIGWSARIGIRVGTDRPWRCLAIGNPCVSGTRARYITCSSSTSARRAATR
- a CDS encoding HEAT repeat domain-containing protein, with the translated sequence MRRTVQSRSAVVALVAIMAGGMGQPVRGQEIAYEDVVARLKSPDAKVRIDALGLLAGAGYIDAVAPVAALISDPVADVQAQAIATEVSLFLADEGYTRAVANRIVKSKDARLPLLAFVQGPGATVANVPQASVMTALVSGIASSTPRVRFDAMYAVGVLGPSLVKRGQFPDAKGVVSRLLAAMKDPDPALRAASIHVLGRLYESALRDEKANQEWLAQRAEVGDLLIVAMNDPDELVRLSSINALGALRYDRAVRSLVDFCGYYKRDKLGLASLNALAHIAHPSSVSQFASAFEVNDEELRRIALEGTARIGDRAALNALLTRAAADRSPVVRQAAAFARARIGDFSDLSAIIDGFGRADLEENAFAYLVELGSAIAPSLGGAASYRDARVRAGVAEVLGIIGSVATLPALDMLARDRDRTVAAASLRSQKRLMIRKPGVPRTP